Proteins found in one Paraburkholderia caballeronis genomic segment:
- a CDS encoding bifunctional riboflavin kinase/FAD synthetase: protein MRNPGPAIVRVFRGLPNAESRAPCALTIGNFDGVHRGHQALLARVRAAADARGLPVCVMTFEPHPREFFNPAGAPPRIAMLRDKLESLRVNGVDRVVVEHFNHTFASQSPDAFVERIIVGGLHARWMMIGDDFRYGAKRAGDFSSLKAAGERYGFEVEQMATVADPSGARISSSGVRAALQAGDLDAARAALGRGYAISGHVTHGMKLGRDLGFPTLNLPIGHKRPALAGIFVVQVHGLADSPLPGVASLGLRPTVDDSGRVLLEVHLLDWHGDAYGKLVRVEFLKKLRDEEKFVDLEALGAAIARDVANARAWFAASGAHAGSRSTGFATSATDRIR, encoded by the coding sequence CTGCGCAATCCTGGTCCCGCTATCGTGAGAGTCTTCCGCGGTCTTCCCAATGCCGAAAGCCGCGCGCCGTGCGCGCTGACGATCGGCAATTTCGACGGTGTCCACCGCGGACATCAGGCGCTGCTCGCGCGCGTGCGCGCGGCCGCCGACGCGCGCGGCCTGCCGGTCTGCGTGATGACCTTCGAGCCGCACCCGCGCGAGTTCTTCAACCCGGCCGGCGCGCCGCCGCGCATCGCGATGCTGCGCGACAAGCTGGAGTCGCTGCGCGTGAACGGCGTGGACCGCGTCGTCGTCGAGCATTTCAACCATACGTTCGCGAGCCAGTCGCCGGACGCGTTCGTCGAGCGGATCATCGTCGGCGGGCTGCACGCGCGCTGGATGATGATCGGCGACGACTTCCGCTACGGCGCGAAGCGCGCCGGCGATTTCTCGTCGCTCAAGGCAGCCGGCGAACGTTACGGCTTCGAGGTCGAGCAGATGGCGACCGTCGCGGATCCGTCCGGCGCGCGCATCTCCAGTTCCGGCGTGCGCGCGGCATTGCAGGCGGGCGACCTCGACGCGGCGCGCGCCGCGCTCGGCCGCGGTTATGCGATCAGCGGCCACGTCACGCACGGCATGAAGCTCGGCCGCGACCTCGGCTTCCCGACGCTGAACCTGCCGATCGGCCACAAGCGGCCGGCGCTCGCGGGCATCTTCGTCGTGCAGGTGCACGGCCTCGCGGACAGCCCGCTGCCCGGCGTCGCGAGCCTCGGGCTGCGGCCGACCGTCGACGACTCGGGCCGCGTGCTGCTCGAAGTCCACCTGCTCGACTGGCACGGCGACGCATACGGCAAGCTGGTGCGCGTCGAATTCCTGAAGAAGCTGCGCGACGAGGAGAAGTTCGTCGACCTCGAAGCGCTCGGCGCGGCGATCGCACGCGACGTCGCGAACGCGCGCGCGTGGTTCGCTGCGTCCGGCGCTCACGCGGGCAGCCGCTCGACCGGCTTCGCCACGTCGGCCACCGACCGAATTAGATGA
- the purN gene encoding phosphoribosylglycinamide formyltransferase: protein MKNLVILISGRGSNMEAIVRACERERWPARVAAVIANRPDAAGLAFAASHGITTAVVDHRPYPDRAAFDAALAAEIDRFAPDLVVLAGFMRVLTDGFVERYAGRMLNVHPSLLPSFPGLKTHQQALDAGVRVHGATVHFVTPRLDHGPIVAQAAVPVRPGDDAATLAARVLETEHLIYPRAVRWFVDGRLASDGMRVTLAPAQQAGSPASPDPSPDQSGPQWLFLDEANRAGHTAGEGA from the coding sequence ATGAAAAATCTTGTGATCCTGATTTCGGGACGGGGCAGCAACATGGAAGCCATCGTGCGCGCGTGCGAGCGCGAACGCTGGCCGGCGCGCGTCGCCGCCGTGATTGCGAACCGGCCCGACGCCGCGGGCCTTGCGTTCGCGGCATCCCATGGCATAACCACGGCGGTGGTCGATCACCGCCCGTATCCCGACCGCGCGGCGTTCGATGCGGCCCTTGCGGCGGAAATCGACCGCTTCGCGCCGGACCTCGTCGTGCTCGCCGGCTTCATGCGCGTGCTGACCGACGGGTTCGTCGAACGCTACGCGGGCCGGATGCTGAACGTGCATCCGTCGCTGCTGCCGAGTTTTCCCGGACTGAAGACGCACCAGCAGGCGCTCGACGCCGGCGTGCGGGTGCACGGCGCGACGGTCCACTTCGTGACGCCGCGCCTCGACCACGGGCCGATCGTCGCGCAGGCGGCGGTGCCGGTGCGGCCGGGCGACGACGCGGCGACGCTCGCGGCCCGCGTGCTCGAAACCGAGCATCTGATCTATCCGCGGGCGGTGCGCTGGTTCGTCGATGGGCGCCTCGCGTCCGACGGAATGCGCGTGACGCTCGCGCCGGCGCAGCAAGCGGGATCGCCGGCATCGCCGGACCCGTCGCCGGACCAATCGGGGCCGCAATGGCTCTTCCTTGACGAAGCAAACAGAGCTGGACACACCGCCGGGGAGGGCGCATGA
- a CDS encoding mechanosensitive ion channel family protein yields the protein MENRLLSHMLGGVVRDYGQPVMLWQAAVLIGTLVLAWFAARFVRRALDARRQARHEGRPHFGAESLNKAFFPLIGAVFVWLARDIARSFIHTWLLDLALVPLFGIGLIYIVFYLARRVFGRSGQTRAWLSLVERVVSLVVWVGMVLTVLGIQDDVLAWMESVRVRIGTVHVTLLSLANGLLWVCVTMVVATWAGGALEDRLMRATTLDANLRVVLARVGRALLMLAAVLVSLSLVGIDITVLGVFGGALGVGLGFGLQKIASNYVSGFIILLDRSLHLGDSINVSGLQGKVTQIRTRYTVVRGLDGIETLIPNEKLITDVVQNQSSFLTRGYAKAAVQVAYTSDLELAMKLLAQAAEGVDRVLADPPPTPYLAGFGADGINLELGFWIADAANGTAGVRSAVNLNIWRLYGEHGISIPFAQREVRIIGADGGDAILPGGPATVAMAVGAAPVKEPPANDAPGTAAA from the coding sequence ATGGAAAACCGGTTGCTCTCTCACATGCTGGGCGGCGTCGTTCGCGACTACGGCCAGCCGGTCATGCTCTGGCAGGCGGCGGTGTTGATCGGCACGCTGGTGCTCGCGTGGTTCGCCGCGCGATTCGTGCGGCGCGCGCTCGACGCGCGCCGTCAGGCCCGCCACGAAGGGCGGCCGCATTTCGGCGCGGAAAGCCTGAACAAGGCGTTTTTCCCGCTGATCGGCGCGGTGTTCGTCTGGCTCGCGCGCGACATCGCGCGCAGCTTCATCCACACGTGGCTGCTCGACCTCGCGCTGGTGCCGCTGTTCGGCATCGGGCTGATCTACATCGTGTTCTATCTCGCGCGGCGCGTGTTCGGCCGCAGCGGGCAGACGCGCGCGTGGCTGTCGCTCGTCGAGCGGGTCGTGTCGCTCGTCGTGTGGGTCGGCATGGTGCTGACCGTGCTCGGCATCCAGGACGACGTGCTCGCATGGATGGAAAGCGTGCGGGTGCGGATCGGCACCGTCCACGTGACGCTGCTGTCGCTCGCGAACGGCCTGCTGTGGGTCTGCGTGACGATGGTCGTCGCGACGTGGGCGGGCGGCGCGCTCGAAGACCGGCTGATGCGGGCCACCACGCTCGACGCGAACCTGCGCGTCGTGCTGGCGCGCGTCGGGCGCGCGCTGCTGATGCTCGCGGCGGTGCTGGTCAGCCTGTCGCTCGTCGGCATCGACATCACGGTGCTCGGCGTGTTCGGCGGCGCGCTCGGCGTCGGCCTCGGCTTCGGCTTGCAGAAGATCGCGAGCAATTACGTGTCCGGCTTCATCATCCTGCTCGACCGGTCGCTGCACCTCGGCGACTCGATCAACGTGAGCGGCCTGCAGGGCAAGGTCACGCAGATCCGCACCCGCTACACGGTGGTGCGCGGGCTCGACGGGATCGAGACGCTGATTCCGAACGAGAAGCTGATTACCGACGTCGTGCAGAACCAGTCGTCGTTCCTGACGCGCGGTTACGCGAAGGCGGCGGTGCAGGTCGCGTACACGTCGGACCTCGAACTCGCGATGAAACTGCTCGCGCAGGCGGCGGAAGGCGTCGACCGGGTGCTTGCCGATCCGCCGCCGACGCCGTATCTGGCGGGTTTCGGCGCGGACGGGATCAACCTCGAACTCGGTTTCTGGATCGCCGACGCGGCGAACGGGACGGCGGGCGTGCGCTCGGCGGTCAACCTGAACATCTGGCGGCTCTACGGCGAGCACGGGATCTCGATTCCGTTCGCGCAGCGGGAAGTGCGGATCATCGGCGCGGACGGCGGCGACGCGATCCTGCCGGGCGGCCCGGCGACGGTTGCCATGGCGGTGGGCGCCG
- a CDS encoding RsmB/NOP family class I SAM-dependent RNA methyltransferase, producing the protein MRLHGFLIGQTETLLADVLKFTGPADAVTSRFFRAHPKLGHSERGVIAEAVFAVLRRRMEFAHLAESGSGSPARRLALLGLMQTAGRSAVRPFVSDAEAGWLEHVSKIDPASLPLRVQMNLPDWILRALETRFEPAELAQLAAALNYPAPLDLRANPIKASRDELLKSLAAAGIDAAPTTFAPYGVRIDGKPALSKLDAFTNGWFEVQDEGSQLLCSLVAPRRGEMIADFCAGAGGKTLALGAAMRSTGRLYAFDVSERRLAKLKPRLARSGLSNVNPVLIDSEHDAKIKRLAGKLDRVLVDAPCSGLGTLRRNPDLKWRQTPDSVAELAPKQLSILTSAARLVKRGGRLVYATCSILEAENEAVVKQFLDAHPEFVLVSARDVLAEQRIDLDTGEYLSLWPHRHATDGFFAAVLERRGDAKPSAEQTEAAALPDALADAPAEPGQ; encoded by the coding sequence ATGAGGCTACATGGTTTTCTGATCGGACAGACCGAGACGTTGCTGGCCGACGTATTGAAGTTCACCGGTCCCGCGGACGCGGTGACGAGCCGGTTCTTCCGCGCACACCCGAAGCTCGGCCACAGCGAGCGCGGCGTGATCGCCGAGGCGGTGTTCGCGGTGCTGCGCCGCCGGATGGAGTTCGCGCATCTCGCGGAGAGCGGCAGCGGCAGCCCGGCGCGGCGTCTCGCGCTGCTCGGGCTGATGCAGACGGCCGGCCGCTCGGCGGTGCGGCCGTTCGTGTCGGACGCGGAAGCGGGCTGGCTCGAACACGTGTCGAAGATCGATCCGGCGAGCCTGCCGCTGCGCGTGCAGATGAATCTGCCGGACTGGATCCTGCGCGCGCTTGAAACCCGTTTCGAGCCGGCGGAACTCGCGCAGCTCGCGGCCGCGCTGAACTATCCGGCGCCGCTCGACCTGCGCGCGAACCCGATCAAGGCGAGCCGCGACGAACTGCTGAAGTCGCTCGCGGCGGCCGGCATCGACGCCGCGCCGACCACGTTCGCGCCGTACGGCGTGCGGATCGACGGCAAGCCGGCGCTGTCGAAGCTCGACGCGTTCACGAACGGCTGGTTCGAGGTGCAGGACGAGGGCAGTCAACTGCTGTGCTCGCTCGTCGCGCCGCGTCGCGGCGAGATGATCGCGGATTTCTGCGCGGGCGCCGGCGGCAAGACGCTCGCGCTCGGCGCGGCGATGCGCTCGACCGGCCGGCTGTATGCGTTCGACGTGTCCGAGCGGCGGCTCGCGAAACTGAAGCCGCGCCTCGCGCGCAGCGGGCTGTCGAACGTGAACCCGGTGCTGATCGACAGCGAGCACGACGCGAAGATCAAGCGGCTCGCGGGCAAGCTCGACCGCGTGCTGGTCGACGCGCCGTGCAGCGGCCTCGGCACGCTGCGCCGCAATCCGGACCTGAAGTGGCGGCAGACGCCGGATTCCGTCGCGGAACTCGCGCCGAAGCAGCTTTCGATCCTCACGAGCGCCGCGCGCCTCGTGAAGCGCGGCGGGCGGCTCGTGTACGCGACGTGCAGTATCCTCGAAGCCGAAAACGAGGCGGTCGTGAAGCAGTTCCTCGACGCGCATCCGGAGTTCGTGCTGGTCAGCGCGCGCGACGTGCTCGCGGAACAGCGGATCGACCTCGACACCGGCGAGTATCTGTCGCTGTGGCCGCACCGGCACGCGACCGACGGCTTTTTCGCGGCGGTGCTGGAGCGCCGCGGCGACGCGAAGCCGTCCGCGGAGCAGACGGAAGCGGCGGCGCTGCCGGACGCGCTGGCCGACGCGCCCGCTGAGCCGGGCCAGTGA